One window of the Triticum dicoccoides isolate Atlit2015 ecotype Zavitan chromosome 3B, WEW_v2.0, whole genome shotgun sequence genome contains the following:
- the LOC119274365 gene encoding beta-glucuronosyltransferase GlcAT14A-like, giving the protein MGAADKWLLPLVSVSFVSLMLFLSALSGYSASSALFARLPPPSYVRRGAAAPPAFAYLLSGGRGDGRRLLRLLLAVYHPRNQYLLHLSADAPEAERLELAAAVARAAPAIAAFGNVDVVGRPAAGTPMGSSGLAATLRAAAALLRLDAEWDWFVTLSAADYPLLTQDDLIHVFSSVPRHLNFIDHTSDIGWKESQRVQPVIVDAGIYLAGRNQFFQSTEKRATPDGFKFFTGSPWVILNRRFIEYCIFGWENLPRTLLMYFTNVMLPLEGYFHSVACNSDFRNFTVNNDLRYVAWDDPPQMEPRFLNITHYEEIVESGVPFARKFREKEYLLDKIDEKILQRWRHGPVPGAWCTGRKRWFSDPCSQWSNVNIVRPGPQAEKFRRYMDRILEESKSSNSSCAQ; this is encoded by the exons ATGGGGGCAGCGGACAAGTGGCTGCTGCCGCTGGTGTCCGTCTCCTTCGTCTCGCTCATGCTCTTCCTCTCCGCGCTCTCGGGCTACTCGGCCTCCTCCGCGCTCTTCGCGCGCCTCCCGCCGCCCAGCTACGTGCGGCGCGgggccgccgcgccgcccgccttcgcgtacctgctctcgggcggccgcggGGACGGCCGCAGGCTCCTGCGCCTGCTCCTCGCCGTCTACCACCCCCGGAACCAGTACCTGCTCCACCTCTCCGCGGACGCGCCCGAGGCCGAGCGcctcgagctcgccgccgccgtcgcgcgggCCGCGCCCGCAATCGCCGCCTTCGGGAACGTCGACGTCGtcggccgccccgccgccggcaCCCCCATGGGCTCCTCCGGCCTCGCCGCCacgctccgcgccgccgccgccttgctccGGCTCGACGCCGAGTGGGACTGGTTCGTCACGCTCAGCGCCGCCGATTACCCGCTCCTCACCCAGGACG ACCTGATTCATGTCTTCTCGTCTGTGCCAAGGCACCTCAACTTCATCGATCACACTAGTGATATTGGTTGGAAAGA GTCTCAGAGAGTGCAACCAGTGATAGTAGATGCTGGGATATACCTGGCTGGCAGGAATCAGTTCTTCCAATCCACAGAGAAACGGGCAACTCCAGatggtttcaaattcttcacag GTTCTCCTTGGGTCATTCTAAACCGGCGGTTTATAGAGTACTGCATTTTCGGATGGGAGAACCTCCCTCGAACCCTTCTCATGTACTTCACCAACGTGATGCTGCCTTTGGAAGGTTATTTCCACTCGGTCGCGTGCAACTCGGACTTCCGCAACTTCACGGTGAACAACGACTTGCGGTACGTGGCCTGGGACGACCCGCCTCAGATGGAGCCCCGGTTTCTGAACATCACACATTATGAGGAGATTGTGGAGAGCGGGGTGCCCTTTGCTAGGAAGTTCCGGGAGAAAGAGTATCTGCTGGACAAGATTGATGAGAAAATACTCCAGCGGTGGCGCCACGGACCTGTTCCTGGAGCGTGGTGcacaggcagaaagagatggttcaGCGATCCATGCTCCCAGTGGAGCAACGTCAACATTGTAAGACCCGGGCCCCAAGCCGAGAAGTTCCGCAGATACATGGACCGGATCCTGGAAGAATCGAAGTCGAGCAACAGCTCATGCGCGCAATAG
- the LOC119274366 gene encoding ABC transporter G family member 7-like codes for MEIKGLGQLLAALAAALFLRVVAAGAGPALLPPAEDDEGEDLEAGGVRPVTIRWARVTCALKNKRGDVARFLLSNLSGEAKPGRLLALMGPSGSGKTTLLNVLAGQLAASPSLHLSGFLYVNGQPMSQGGYKIAYVRQEDIFFSQLTVRETLSLAAELQLPDTMSPERKEKYVNDLLFRLGLVNSADSIVGDAKVRGISGGEKKRLSLACELIASPSVIFADEPTTGLDAFQAEKVMETLRQLAEDGHTVICSIHQPRGSVYSKFDDIVLLSEGEVVYMGPAKEEPLKYFASLGYQCPDHENPAEFLADLISTDYSSAESVQSSQKRIENLIDDFANKVLITEFNSPVTQSEGSEFSTKLAQKSTSKQRRGWWRQFHLLFKRAWMQAFRDGPTNKVRARMSVASAIIFGSVFWRMGKTQTSIQDRMGLLQVAAINTAMAALTKTVGVFPKERAIVDRERAKGSYALGPYLSSKLLAEIPIGAAFPLMFGSILYPMAKLHPTISRFAKFCGIVTVESFAASAMGLTVGAIAPTTEAAMALGPSLMTVFIVFGGYYVNPDNTPVIFRWIPKASLIRWAFQGLCINEFKGLQFEHQHSYDVQTGEQALERFSLGGIRIADTLVAQGRILMFWYWMTYLLLKKNRARYQQLLPPSEEDQSKQQTE; via the exons atgGAGATCAAGGGGCTGGGCCAGCTCCTGGCGGCGCTGGCCGCGGCGCTGTTCCTGCGGGTCGTCGCCGCGGGGGCCGGCCCCGCCCTCCTCCCGCCCGCGGAGGACGACGAGGGCGAGGACCTGGAGGCCGGCGGGGTGCGGCCCGTGACCATCCGGTGGGCCCGCGTCACCTGCGCCCTCAAGAACAAGCGCGGGGACGTG GCAAGGTTCCTGCTGTCGAATCTGTCCGGGGAGGCGAAACCAGGGAGGCTGCTGGCACTCATGGGGCCGTCAGGGTCCGGCAAGACGACTCTGCTCAATGTGCTGGCAGGGCAGCTCGCGGCGTCGCCTTCCTTGCACCTCTCTGGGTTTCTCTACGTCAATGGCCAGCCCATGTCGCAGGGCGGTTATAA GATTGCTTATGTGAGGCAAGAAGACATTTTCTTCTCACAGCTCACGGTGCGGGAAACGCTCTCCCTTGCTGCTGAGCTCCAGCTTCCTGACACCATGTCTCCTGAGAGGAAGGAGAAGTATGTTAATGATCTCTTGTTTCGTCTTGGATTG GTCAACTCTGCTGATTCTATTGTGGGTGATGCAAAAGTACGTGGAATTAGTGGTGGTGAAAAGAAGCGCCTCTCGCTTGCATGTGAACTTATTGCAAGTCCTTCAGTCATCTTTGCGGATGAACCAACAACAG GCCTTGATGCATTCCAGGCAGAGAAGGTGATGGAGACTCTTAGACAGCTTGCAGAAGATGGGCACACTGTCATATGCTCTATACACCAGCCGAGAGGTTCAGTCTATAGCAAATTTGATGACATTGTGCTACTCTCAGAGGGAGAAGTTGTATATATGGGGCCGGCAAAAGAAGAACCTCTAAAATACTTTGCATCATTAGG GTACCAATGCCCAGATCATGAGAACCCTGCTGAGTTCTTGGCTGATCTCATTTCCACTGATTATAGCTCAGCTGAAAGTGTGCAGTCATCACAGAAAAGGATTGAGAACCTAATTGATGATTTTGCGAATAAGGTTCTGATTACTGAATTTAACAGTCCAGTAACACAATCGGAGGGCTCTGAATTTTCTACCAAACTTGCTCAGAAGTCCACTAGCAAGCAAAGACGTGGTTGGTGGAGACAATTCCATTTGCTGTTCAAGAGAGCATGGATGCAG GCTTTTCGTGATGGACCAACAAACAAAGTGAGAGCAAGAATGTCTGTTGCTTCAGCAATTATATTTGGATCAGTGTTCTGGCGAATGGGGAAAACTCAAACTTCCATACAAGATAGGATGGGACTTCTTCAG GTGGCTGCCATAAACACAGCAATGGCTGCTCTGACAAAGACGGTGGGGGTTTTCCCGAAAGAACGAGCTATAGTTGACAGAGAACGAGCAAAAGGTTCCTATGCACTTGGACCATATCTCTCATCTAAGCTGCTGGCCGAGATTCCGATTGGAGCAGCATTTCCGTTGATGTTTGGATCCATTCTCTATCCAATGGCTAAACTTCATCCAACAATTTCGAG ATTTGCCAAGTTCTGTGGCATTGTGACTGTTGAATCGTTTGCGGCATCAGCCATGGGTCTTACTGTGGGAGCAATCGCTCCTACAACCGAGGCTGCGATGGCTCTTGGGCCATCCCTTATGACGGTGTTCATCGTCTTTGGAGGATACTATGTGAACCCTGATAACACCCCCGTCATCTTCCGCTGGATCCCGAAAGCGTCTCTGATCAGATG GGCCTTTCAAGGACTTTGCATCAACGAGTTCAAAGGTCTGCAGTTTGAGCACCAACATTCTTATGATGTTCAAACTGGAGAACAG GCCCTGGAGAGATTTTCGCTGGGAGGAATCCGCATCGCCGACACGCTGGTGGCGCAGGGCAGGATCCTGATGTTCTGGTACTGGATGACCTACCTCCTCCTGAAGAAAAACAGAGCGAGGTACCAGCAGCTCCTGCCGCCCTCCGAGGAAGATCAAAGTAAGCAGCAGACGGAGTAG